The nucleotide window GGAGCGCCGCGGGCTGCTCCTGGAGATCGAGGGGGAGGAGTGGACGCCCCGGAAGGTGCTCCGGCGCATGCTGTGGACCGAGTGGTCGCTGGGCCGCGTGGTGGCCCACGCCCTGAGCGACGTGTCACCCCAATGAGCCGGCGCGCCGCCGGAGGCCGATGAAGATCTACACCAAGACCGGGGACCGCGGGGAGACGGGGCTGTTCGGCGGACAGCGGGTCCGCAAGGACCACGAGCGGGTGGAGGCCTACGGCGACGTGGACGAGCTGAACTCCCTGCTCGGCATCGTCGCCGGCCGCCTGGCCGCCGAGGGGCAGGACGAGATGGTCCGGGGGGTGCAGCGGATCCAGGCGGACCTGTTCGTCATCGGCGCCAACCTCGCCACCCCGCGGCCGGAGGACGGCGGGCGCGAGAACGCCCACATCCCCCCGCTCCCCGAAGGGCGCGTGGCGGAGATGGAGCGCTGGATCGACGCCGCGGAAGAGGAGCTGGAGCCGCTCCGCAGCTTCGTCCTCCCAGGCGGTGGGGAGGCCGCGTCGCAGCTCCACCTGGCGCGCACCGTCTGCCGGCGCGCGGAGCGGCGCTGCGTCTCGCTTGCG belongs to Longimicrobiaceae bacterium and includes:
- a CDS encoding cob(I)yrinic acid a,c-diamide adenosyltransferase, translating into MKIYTKTGDRGETGLFGGQRVRKDHERVEAYGDVDELNSLLGIVAGRLAAEGQDEMVRGVQRIQADLFVIGANLATPRPEDGGRENAHIPPLPEGRVAEMERWIDAAEEELEPLRSFVLPGGGEAASQLHLARTVCRRAERRCVSLAHAAHVEEEVIVYLNRLSDLLFTLARLANHRAGVPDVPWVPNPR